In Serinicoccus marinus DSM 15273, the genomic stretch CCGCTCCCTGGGGGTCGGTGACGCCGTCACCGTGGGGCTGGGCGCCATGCTCGGTGCCGTTCTCGCCGGGCCGGGAGCGCGTTGCCGCCGTGGTCTCGGTGGTCGTGGTCACCGGGCTCAACCTGCTCGGCGTGCAGCGGTCGGCTGGCGCTGTGGGCGGACCCCGCCACCACGGCGGTCGAGATGGCGTCGCCGGCGCAGCCGCGGGGTGTGCTCGAGGGTGCCGGGCTCTTCTTCTTCGCCTTCGCCGGGTATGCCCGGATCGCGACTCTGGCGGAGGAGGTCACCGAGCCGGGCCGCGTCGTCCCGCGCGCCGTGCTGGTCTCGCTGGGGGTCGGGCTGGGGGTCTCGCGGACCACGGTGGCGATGGCGCGAGACGCGCACCTGCCCCGACGCCTCGCGCGGGTGTCGGGGGAGCGGGGTGTGCCCCGGGCCGCCGAGCTGGCCGTCGGCGTCGTCGTGCTCGTGGTCGTCCTGGTGGCGGACCTGCGTGGCGCCATCGGCTTCTCCAGCTTCGGCGTCCTGCTCTACTACGGGGTCGCCAACGCCAGCGCGCTCACACTGCGCGGCGACTGGCCGGGCGCGCCGGTCGTGCCGGCGCTCGGTCTGGCCGGCGCTCGGTCTGGCCGGCTGCGTGCTGCTCGCCGTGTCACTCCCGACGGCCGCCGTCCTGGGTGGGTCCGGCCTGCTCGCCCTGGGCCTGGTCGGCTGGCTGTTGACCGGGCGCCGGCACGCTGCGGGGTGAGGAGTCCGTGGCATTCTCCGGGCCCTTCTCCGAGGGAGGGGCCGCCCGCGGCTGGTCCGCCGGCCCGGCGTGCAGGTGCCCGGCATCACGCAGGTGCTCCTGCACCCGGTGGGCGCCCTTGACCCCGAGCAGCGCACGGGGGTGGATGGCCTGCCCGGCCCGGACCACGGAGATCTGCCCGTTCGGCTCCAGCACGACCAGCGCGGCCTGGGAGAGGTGGCTGACGCCGGCCTGGCGCAGCGAGCTCCACAGCATCGGCATGGTCAGCCCGTAGATGCGCAGCGCGTCGTTCTGCACCTTGCCGGCGACGACCAGCACCGCCGCGCGTGCCCGTGACTGCGCGTCGAGCTGCGGCAGCGGCAGCCGTCGCAGGTTGCGGAAGGTCACCTCGAGCCCGGCCAGCGTGCCCAGCGCGATGAGCCCGCCGGTGAGCGTCGGCACGTGACCCATCGTCGAGCGACCCACGATCGCGCCGAGGACGGTGACGATCGCGAGGTCGAGGCTGCGAGGGCTGGAGTAGAGACGTTGTCCCCACAGCCGCAGCACGGCGCCGAAGACGAAGTAGATCGTGATCGTGCTGAGCACCACGGCGATCGCCCCGGCGGGCGTGATGCCGATGTAGTGCCACAGGTCACGCATGACCCTCATCGTCGCAGATGGCGACGGGAAAACCGGTGGCGGTGCCGACGTCGTGTCGGGCACGCTTGCACCCATGGCACAGGACACGACGAGCGGGACGGCATACCGCTGGAGCACGCTGGGCGCCGCCGACGTCGAGGCGTGGTCGGACCTGGTGAACCACCTGGCGACCGTGGACGGCACCGAGGAGTTCCTGTCCGCGGAAGACCTGGCCGAGGAGCTGCAGGCACCCGGTCACGACCCGGAGCAGGACACGTGGGCCGCCTGGGACGGCGACACCATGGTGGGGTATGCCTCGGTCAGCGCACCCAGGACGCCGGACCGGGACGGGCAGTCGCGGGGGTACATCGGTGGCGGCGTGCGGCTGGAGCACCGCGGCAGGGGGCTGGGCAGCGCGCTGCTGGACCGGGCCGAGCCGCGGGCCGAGCACCTGGCCCTGGAGCGGCACCCGGACCTCACCGGGTACCTCTCGGCCGACGGCGGGCTGGAGGGGTCCAGCGCCCGTGTGCTGCTCGCGGACCGCGGGTATGCCGTCGCCCGCTACTACAACTACCTCACCCGGGGCCTGGACGACCTACCGGCCGTGGGGGAGGTCGCCGGTGTCGAGCTCGACGACCCCACCGACGCCGACCTGGAGGACACCAGGCTCGCCCACAACGCCGCCTTCGCCGACCACTGGGGGTCGGGGCCGGTCGACGCCGAGCGCTGGCGGGACATGTGGACCTCGCGCAGCTCGCGTCCCGCGGTGTCCACCCTCGCCCGTGGTCGGGGAGGTCCGCTGGACGGGCAGGTGCTGGCCTACGTGCTGCTGGGGCAGTGGGTGGACCGTGAGGCCTACGTGTCGATCCTCGGGACCATCCCGTCGGCCCGGGGCCGGGGGATCGCCGCCGTCGCGCTGGCGCGGTCGATGAGGCTGGTCGCCGAGTCCGGCGACTACGACCTCATCGGGCTGGACGTGGACTCCGAGAGCCTGACGGGCGCCACCCGGCTCTACGAGCGGCTCGGCTTCGGCCTCAAGCTGCAGACGGCGGCGATGCGCAGGCCGCTGCCACCGGTCTGACCCACCGGCCCCGGCGCCGGCACCTGACGCCTAGGGTGGGGCGGGTGAGCACCACTGACCCTGCCGGGCCGCTCGCGCAGACCGTCATCGGCGATCCCGGCAACCCGACCGTCGTCTTCTGCCACGGCCTGCTGGGCCGGGGCCGCAACTTCACCGGTGTCGCCAAGGCGCTGCAGCCAGACTTCCGCTGCGTGCTGCTGGACATGCCCGACCACGGCCGCTCGCCCTGGACCGAGCGCATCGACTACGCCACCGCCGCGGCGCTGCTCGTGGAGCAGCTCGAGCACCTGGCGACCGACGGGCCGGTGCACCTCGTGGGCCACTCCATGGGTGGTAAGACGGCGATGACCGCGGCCCTGCTGGCGCCGCACCTCGTGGACCGGCTCGTCGTCGTCGACATCAGCCCCACCGGGTCCGGGGAGGTGAGCGAGTTCGAGCACCTGCTGGGCTCGCTGCTGGCGCTCGACCTGTCGGCCGTCACCTCGCATGGGCAGGCGGACCGCGAGCTCGCCGCCTCGGTCGGGTCGCCCGCCCTGCGCGGCTTCCTGCTGCAGAACCTGCGGCGGGACCCGGGGACCCAGACCTTCGGCTGGCAGCCGAACCTCGAGGTCCTCCGTCGCGACCTGCCGACGATCACCGGCGACATCCCGCACGAGGACCGCACCTTCGAGGGGCGGGTGCTGTGGATCGCCGGGGGGGAGTCGCCCTACATCACCGAGGCGCACGAGGGGCCGATGCGGGCGCTCTTCCCCCGCACCGTCCAGGTCACCCTCAAGGGCGCCGGGCACTGGGTCCACTCCGAGCAGCCGGAGGCCTTCACCGCGACGCTGCGGCACTTCCTGGGCGGGCGTGCAGCGACCGTGAGAGCCTGAGCCATGGCACGCTTCCTCGACATCCACCCGGTCGACCCGCAGCCCCGGCTCGTCGCGCAGGTGGCGCAGGTGCTGCGGGAGGGCGGTCTGGCGGCCTTCCCCACGGACGCCTGCTACAGCCTCGGCGCGCATCTCGACGACCCGGACGCCAAGGCGCGCATCGTGGCGATCCGGCAGGTCGACGAGCGGCACCACTTCACCCTCATGTGCGCCGACTTCTCCCAGCTCGGGCAGTTCGTGCAGCTGGACAACGCCGTCTTCCGGGCCGTCAAGGCGGCGACCCCCGGGTGCTACACCTTCATCCTGCCCGCCACCAAGGAGGTGCCCCGGCGGCTCCTGCACCCCAAGAAGCGGACGGTGGGCGTGCGCATACCCCAGGACCCGATCTGCCGGGCGCTGCTCTCGGAGATGGGCGAACCGCTGCTCACCAGCACGTTGCTCATGCCGGGGGAGGAGGAGCCGCTGGGCTACGGGTGGGAGGTCAAGGAGCGGCTGGAGCACGTGGTCGACGTCGTCGTCGACGGCGACCAGACGGGCTGCGAGCCGACCACCGTGGTCGACCTCTCGGAGGGGTATGCCGAGGTGCTGCGCGTCGGGTCCGGCGACCCCGCGCCGTTCTCCTGAGCCGGCGGTGGCTCAGGCGAGGGAGAGGAAGAGCTTCTCCAGGCGGGCAAGGTCGACCTCGCCGTCCTCATCGGCCAGGCACTGGCGCAGACCGCTCGCGATGATGGTGTAGCCGGCCCGGTCCAGGGCCTTGCTCACCGCCGCCAGCTGGGTCACGACCTCCTCGCAGTCCCGCCCCTGCTCGAGCATCCGGATCACGGCCGCCAGCTGCCCGTGCGCACGGCGCAACCGGGTGATCGAGGGCCTGACCTGCTCCGGATCGAGCTCCACGGGGTCAGTCCTGCGAGCGTTCCCAGCCCAGGCCGCCGACGTCCGCGCCGAGCTCCTGGTCGACCTCGCGCTCGATGTAGTCGCGGCGCTCGGTCGTGGGGGCCTCGACCTCGAACAGCAGACCGGTCCGCTCGTCCTGCTGGACGGTGATGCGCACCTGCCCGCCGTCCCGGAAGGGCACGGTGTAGCCGTCCTGCTCGCGCAGCGACCCACGGTGCAGCTGCGAGCGCTCCATGTAGTCCTCCAGCACGGCGCCCGGCTCCGGCACCGACAGGAAGGCCGAGCTGCGCTCGTGGCCGGCGGAGGACACGGCCTCGAAGGTGTTGGGCATCGCTCTGGCACTTCCTCGTCGTCGGAGATGTCGCGGAGCCCCCATCATGGCAGAGACGCGGGTCCGGCGAGCGGACGACCCGCCTCAGCGGCGCGAGAGCAGGACGGCCACCTCGTGATGCCGGGTCTGGGGGAACATGTCGAACATCCGCGCCCGCCGCACCCGGTATGCCGGCATCCGGGCCAGGTCCTCGGCCAGCGTGGCCGACGCGCAGCTGGAGTAGACGACGTGGGGTATGCCGGAGGAGTCCAGCCAGCGGGACAGCGTCTCGCCGAGCCCTCGCCGGGGCGGGTTCACCACCACCAGGTCGGGCCGGTCCTGCGGGGGCGCGGCCAGGGCATGGTCGGTCGCGTCGGCGGCGACGAAGCGCAGTCCCGCGGCGGTGTCTGCGCCCAGGTCGGCACGGCTGCACCGGGCGCCGCGGACGGCCTCCGCGGACACCTCGACCCCGGTGACAGCTCGACCGGGCGCGGCCACGTGGACGGCGAAGCCCCCGACCCCGCAGTAGAGGTCCCAGACGGCGCTCGGGGCGAGGTCGGCCACCCACGCCGCGACCTGGCCGTAGAGCGCGGTGGCGACGGCGGTGTTGGTCTGGAAGAAGCTCCGGGTGCCGAGGTGGAGGATGACCTCGCCGACCCGCATGGGCAGGGTCGCCTCGTCGGTGAGCAGCTCCTCCTCAGGGCCCTCGAGCACCGCAGCATGCGCCGGCTGCAGGTTGATGCTGGCCACCCGGAGGCGAGGCAGGTCGGCGCGGGCGCGCACGGCGTCGACCAGCCCGGTCACCCGCCGCCGCTGGCCGGGGGAGCGCAGGACCACCCGCGCCATGAGCTCGCCGTCGGGGGAGTGGGTCAGCAGGACGTGCTTCAGCTCGCCCTGGCGGGTCGGCACGTCGTAGGGGGTCAGCCCGGCGTCGGCGAGCAGGGCGGGCAGGGACTCCACCACGGTGGCCAGGCCGGGTTCGTAGAGGCCGCACCCCCGCAGGTCGATGCCGTGGCCGGCGGCGTCGAGGATGCCCACGGTGGGGGCGGCCTTGCTCCCGCCGATCACGAGCTTGGCCTTGTTGCGGAAGTGGGACTCGCGGCTGGGCACCGCCTCCGCCCACGCCTGCCCGGCGACGTGCGCCGACAGGGTCGCGGCCACGGACGCCTGCTTCTCGGCGAGCTGGGCGGCGTACGGCTGCCCCATGAGGGTGCAGGACTGGCACGCTCCCGCGTCGAAGTAGTCGCACCGCACCGCGACAGCCTAGCGAGCGCCTAGGGGCGACCCCCGGTGCGCAGGCTGTCGACGGACCACCGTCCCGCCCCGGTGAAGGTCAACGGGAGGACGAGGGCCACGAGCAGCAGGACGGTCGCGCCGGTGAGGGAGCCGTCCTCGGCGAGCGGCCGGTAGCCCTCGGCCAGGAACACCCCGAGCGTCCACACCGCCGCGAGCAGCGCGGTGAGGAGGAAGGCGGACGGGCGGGTGAACAGTCCCAGGAGGAGCAGGACGGGCAGCCCCACGGCGGCGAGCATGAGCACCCAGGCGAAGAAGTCCGGGGCCTGGGAGCCGAGCAGGGTCTCGTCGACCCGGGCCGTGAACCGGGGCATGTCGGCCGCCGCGTGGAGTCCCTGCGGGACCAGCAGGAGAGAGCCGGCGCGCAGGAGCAGCAGGCCGAAGTCGAGCGACGCGCCCGTGCGCCTCCACCGGACCGGTGACGGCATACCCCTCGTCCCACAGGTCGCCGACCTCGCGGTGGTAGTCGGAACCGTCGTTGGGCCTGTCGCCGTGCTCGGGATCGGCGCTCTGGGTCATCGCCCCACTGTCCCAGGAAGGCGGCGCCTCGACCCGGGACCCGGCGGCGTGTCCGCGAGGTGGGTCAGGACCGGTTCAGCTCCTCCCGCAGCGCGGCGGCGTCCGCGGCGAGGTCCTCCTGGTCCCGCGGCCCCTTGCGGCCGAGGTCGAAGTCCCCCGGGTCGGAGGTGGGGAAGACGTGGACGTGCGCGTGCGGGACCTCGAAGCCCTGGACGATGACGCCGACCCTGTCGGCGCCGTAGACGCGCTGCTGGGCACGGCCGATGGTCGCGCAGACGTCCATCAGGTGGGCCAGGGTCTCCTGCGGCAGGTCCACCCAGTGGTCGACCTCCTGCCGCGGGACGACCAGGACGTGACCGGGGGTCAGCGGCTCGATGTCGAGGAAGGCGGCGCACACCTCGTCGCCCCACACGACGTGGCCGGGGATGTCGCCCTCGATGATCTTGGTGAAGATGGTCGCCATGCACCGAGCGTAGTGAGCCTCCGGGCGCCTTGCACTGGTAGCGCACCGGTGGTGTGCCTCAGGTGGCCGAGGTCGCGCGACCCGCGCGAGGCACAGCGGCCGGCTGAGCCTGTCGAGCTCGGTCGACCTCGACGCCGCCCAGGGCCTCGGAGGTCGGCGGGAGCGGGTGCGGCGGCGTGCCTGGCGGACCGTGCTCGGCGGGGTTGCCACACTGGGCGCCATGGCGGACCTGACCGAGCCCTGCCCCAACTGCGGCACCCTGATGCGCTGGGAGACCTCGCACGAGCGGTGCGACGGCTGCGGGTGGATCAGGCCCTGCTGCGAGGGCGCCCCGTGCCCGGGGTAGGCCGCGCGCAGGCCCTGGCCGCCGCCCTGGCGACCTGGTTCGTGCTCGTCCTGCTCCTGGGCGCCGTCGGCTTCAGCGTCGGGGTCGCCCTCGCGGCGGCCTGCGAGGGCGGCCTGGAGTGCCTGAACCACCTCTTCGGCGGAGCCCTCGTCGGGGCGCTCGCGGGAGCCCTGGTCGCGGCCGTCCTCGCCCGGCGGTGGATGCGCTGGTGGTGGCTGCCGACGACCCTGGTGCTGCTCGTGCCGGGCGCGATGCTCGCCGAGGTCGACGACACGCTCTCGATCGTGCTGGTCCTGCTCGCGCCCGTCGTGGCCGGACTCACCGCGGTGCGGCCGGGCGAGCGGGACGAGGACACGGGGGAGCGGCAGCCCGGCTGGTGGCCGGGCCTGGTCGCCCTGGGCGTGGCGGCCGCTCTCGCCCTGGGCACGTGGTTCGTCCTGGAGCGGCAGGACCGGCGGGCGGCGATCGCCGAGGTCGAGGCGGTCGAGGCGCTCGGTGTCGAGCTCGTGGCGCCGGTCGACCGCGACGATCTGCGCATACCGACGATGACGGCGCTCTCCGGGGACGACGTGAGGTACACCCTGGCACGCGGGGAGCACCCGGAGGTGTCCTACCTCGACGTGGCACTGCGTCCGGAGGGTGGCGACTGCGCCTCGCTCACCGAGCATCGTCCCTGCGAGCGGCTCGGCGACGGCCTCAGTGTCTACCGGAATCCCGAGAATGACCACTGGGTCGTCTACGTCGACCTCGGCGAGAGCCATGCACGCCTCAGCGACGGCACCGGCACCGGCCGTGCGCCGGGCTGGACCGAGGACGAGGCGGTGCAGCTGGCGCTCGAGCTGGAGCCGGTCGACGCCGCCTGGCTGGTCGACGCGGAGGAGCGATGACGTCGGGACGGGAACCCAGAACAGTCAGGCGACGTCTCGCCGACCGGGTGGCCGGGGAGCGACTCTGTGACGGCGACTTTACATAATGTCGCTTATCGGCGTTATACGCCGACCGGGCCAGTCGGGAGTGACCCACGGTCGCCCCTCACGGACCTGGGCAAGCCTGTGCACCAGATGCAGCGTCGAGAACGGCGCTTCGCGTGCACATCCTTGCCCAGGTGCCGGAATCCTCGTCCGGTGCACACCCGTCCTCAGGCGCCCGGAGGCTGGTCCGGGTCCGCCGGGCCGTCGACGTTGACGGTGGGCGCGCCGGAGCCGCAGCGCACGATGACCGCTCGTGAGGGTTGGTCGCCAGGGTTCGACTCGCGGTGGACCGCCCCGGCGGGCACCCGGACGAAGTCGCCGGGCCCGGCCTCGACCACCTCGGCGCCACCGGGTCCGGACTCCAGCCGGAACGTCCCCGAGACGATGTAGAGCGTCGTCTCGTGCTCGCCGTGGTGGTGCCACCCGGTGACCGCACCGGGCTCGGTGTCCACCGTGCCGGTCCACATCCCGTCGCCGTGCTCGGCCCGCCGTCGGCTCATGCCCGGCGTCGGGTCCGCCGCCACCAGCGACCCGTCCCCGATGAGGCGGCAGGGGGTCGCCGCGCTGCGATCCTGCGTCATACCTCATTCGACCGCAGGCGTCGTCCTGCTGTCCACTCCCCCGTGCCGCGGATCGACCGCCGACCGGGCACGCGGACCCCCGGGCACGGCCGGTATACCTTGTGCTCCGAGGAACGAGCGAGAGGGCGGGACGGATGCCGTAGGAGCAGGACGACGGCGTGGAGCGCAACCTGTTCTGGCGCGCTGTCCACCGGGTGGACACCTCGCGCCCGGTCCGTGCCTTCGTCCGCTACCTGCTCGTCCGGGGCAACCTGTCCGCGGGCGGGGTGACGATCTCGGCGCTGGTCTCCCTGGTCGCCCTCGTGACCATCCTCACCAACGGCTTCCGGGCCACCCTCGGCCGGCAGCCCGAGCTCTTCGACCGGGTGATCCAGGCGATCAACACCGCCTTCCCGGGCCTGGTCGACGACGGCAGCAACGACGGCATCATCGACCCCGACCGGCTGGTTCTGGAGCAGTCGCTCACGCTGGCGACGATCATCTCGATCCCGGTGCTGCTGTGGACCGCGACCAACGTCATGACCGGGCTGCGCAACAGCGTGCGGTCGATGTTCGGCCTGACCGGCGCGCCGTTGCGCCCGGTGCGCGGCAAGGGCTGGGACGCCCTCGGGGTGGTCCTGCTCAGCCTGGCGGTGCTGCTGTCCTCGCTGCTGCTCAGCGGCTCGACCGGGCTGGCCCGCTCGGTCATCGAGGAGCTCGACATCAGCGGCGGCGCCAGCGTGCTCCTCATCCGGATCGCCGCCGTGACGGCGGCCTTCGTCGTCGACGCCGTCGTCTTCTACCTCCTCTTCCGGGTCGCGGCCAAGGTGCGGATGCCGTGGCGCGACGCCCTCAAGGGAGCGCTGCTCGGCGCGACCGGCTGGGGGCTGCTGCGTCTCGCCGGCACCCAGGTCATTGGCGGCTGGGACAACCCGCTCTTCGCCTCCTTCGCCGTGCTGGCGACGCTCATCGTGTGGATCAACCTCGGCTTGCGCTGGGTGCTGTTCACCGCAGCCTGGACGGCCAACCCGCCGCACACCAACCTCCCCGTCGTCCCCACCGAGGTGCACGCCAAGGAGACCCCCAACTACGTGACCCAGAGCGCCCCGCACACCCTCGGCTGGCCGCACCACGAGGTCACCGGCACCCTCATCCCCCACAACGGCGTTGTCGGCCACAACGACACGGCCGCGGAGCCCAGCGACACTCCCCTGCGCGACTCGTAGGCTCCGGTCATGGACGCCGCGACCTACAGCATCTACGCGGTGCTGCTGCTGATCGAGTACGGCCTGAAGATCTGGGCCACCGGCGCCGTCCCGGAGAACCGCCGCCCGGCCGCGTCGTCTGCGTGGCTGCTGTTCATCCTCTTCGTGCCCGTGCTGGGTTTCCCGCTCTACTTCCTCATCGGCAGCAAGTACGTCTCCGGGCGGCGGCACGACATCCAGCGGCAGGCCAACCAGCTGCTGGCCGACCACGCCGACACCCTGCCCGACCTGCCGCAGGTGCAGCCCGAGCCGGACCTGGAGTCGATCCTGGGCATGAACCGGCGACTGACCGGCCTGTCCTGCGTCAGCGGCGCCTGCGAGGGGGTATACCCGGACACCGGTGACTTCTTCGCGGCGATCGCGGAGGCCGTCGACGGCGCGCGGGACTTCGTACACGTCGAGTTCTACATCGTGTCCTGGGACGGGAGCACCGACGTCGTCTTCCAGGCCCTGGAGCGGGCCGCCGCCCGGGGCGTCGAGGTCCGGCTGCTGCTGGACCACCTCGGCTCCCGCAAGTACCCGGGCCGCAGGGAGCTGCGCCGGCGGATGAGCGAGGCCGGCATCGACTGGCACCTCATGATGCCGCTCGAACCGCTGCTGGGGCAGTGGCGTCGGCCGGACCTGCGCAACCACCGCAAGCTCGTGGTCGTCGACGGCGAGACCGCCTTCGTCGGCTCGCACAACCTCATCGACCCGGCCTACGGGAGCGCGAAGAACGCCAGGATCGGCCGCGCCTGGAGCGACGTCTCCGTCGAGGTCAGCGGCGACGTCGTGCTCCAGGTGTCCGCCGTCTTCGTGACCGACTGGTTCACCGAGACCGACGAGGACCTGGACCGGGAGCGATTCTTCCCCGACCAGCCCGACCTCGTCCCGGGTGGCGCGGCGCACGCGATGCAGCTCGTGCCCTCGGGGCCCGGCTTCCCCACCGAGCCCAACTGGCGGCTCTCTTCCGATCCTTCGCGCTGACCTACGAGATCATGCTGCTCGCCTTCGGGGGCCGACCTGGTCCGGGAGCTGCAGACCAACGACGTGGCCTACCGCGCGGCCTCCCGGCAGCTCACGCCGGAGGAGTGGATGGCGCGGCCCTGGCACCAGCGCCACGTCGACAACGTCTGCCGCCTCACCGCCGCGCTGATGTGAGCCGGTGCAGGCGGACGCCCTCCCGCCTGCACCGGCGGCGGGCGCGGCCTACGGTGGGCAGATGCATACCCTCCGCGACGGCACCCCGGTCCCCCACGTCGGCTTCGGCACCTATCCCCTGCGTGGCGAGGAGGGGATCGAGGCGATGCTCTCGGCGCTCGAGGTGGGCTACCGCTACCTCGACACGGCGGTCAACTACGAGAACGAGCCGGAGGTGGGTGAGGCGCTGCGCCGCAGCGG encodes the following:
- a CDS encoding DUF421 domain-containing protein, whose protein sequence is MRDLWHYIGITPAGAIAVVLSTITIYFVFGAVLRLWGQRLYSSPRSLDLAIVTVLGAIVGRSTMGHVPTLTGGLIALGTLAGLEVTFRNLRRLPLPQLDAQSRARAAVLVVAGKVQNDALRIYGLTMPMLWSSLRQAGVSHLSQAALVVLEPNGQISVVRAGQAIHPRALLGVKGAHRVQEHLRDAGHLHAGPADQPRAAPPSEKGPENATDSSPRSVPAPGQQPADQAQGEQAGPTQDGGRRE
- a CDS encoding GNAT family N-acetyltransferase — protein: MAQDTTSGTAYRWSTLGAADVEAWSDLVNHLATVDGTEEFLSAEDLAEELQAPGHDPEQDTWAAWDGDTMVGYASVSAPRTPDRDGQSRGYIGGGVRLEHRGRGLGSALLDRAEPRAEHLALERHPDLTGYLSADGGLEGSSARVLLADRGYAVARYYNYLTRGLDDLPAVGEVAGVELDDPTDADLEDTRLAHNAAFADHWGSGPVDAERWRDMWTSRSSRPAVSTLARGRGGPLDGQVLAYVLLGQWVDREAYVSILGTIPSARGRGIAAVALARSMRLVAESGDYDLIGLDVDSESLTGATRLYERLGFGLKLQTAAMRRPLPPV
- a CDS encoding alpha/beta fold hydrolase gives rise to the protein MSTTDPAGPLAQTVIGDPGNPTVVFCHGLLGRGRNFTGVAKALQPDFRCVLLDMPDHGRSPWTERIDYATAAALLVEQLEHLATDGPVHLVGHSMGGKTAMTAALLAPHLVDRLVVVDISPTGSGEVSEFEHLLGSLLALDLSAVTSHGQADRELAASVGSPALRGFLLQNLRRDPGTQTFGWQPNLEVLRRDLPTITGDIPHEDRTFEGRVLWIAGGESPYITEAHEGPMRALFPRTVQVTLKGAGHWVHSEQPEAFTATLRHFLGGRAATVRA
- a CDS encoding L-threonylcarbamoyladenylate synthase, giving the protein MARFLDIHPVDPQPRLVAQVAQVLREGGLAAFPTDACYSLGAHLDDPDAKARIVAIRQVDERHHFTLMCADFSQLGQFVQLDNAVFRAVKAATPGCYTFILPATKEVPRRLLHPKKRTVGVRIPQDPICRALLSEMGEPLLTSTLLMPGEEEPLGYGWEVKERLEHVVDVVVDGDQTGCEPTTVVDLSEGYAEVLRVGSGDPAPFS
- a CDS encoding metal-sensitive transcriptional regulator, with amino-acid sequence MELDPEQVRPSITRLRRAHGQLAAVIRMLEQGRDCEEVVTQLAAVSKALDRAGYTIIASGLRQCLADEDGEVDLARLEKLFLSLA
- a CDS encoding methyltransferase domain-containing protein, whose product is MRCDYFDAGACQSCTLMGQPYAAQLAEKQASVAATLSAHVAGQAWAEAVPSRESHFRNKAKLVIGGSKAAPTVGILDAAGHGIDLRGCGLYEPGLATVVESLPALLADAGLTPYDVPTRQGELKHVLLTHSPDGELMARVVLRSPGQRRRVTGLVDAVRARADLPRLRVASINLQPAHAAVLEGPEEELLTDEATLPMRVGEVILHLGTRSFFQTNTAVATALYGQVAAWVADLAPSAVWDLYCGVGGFAVHVAAPGRAVTGVEVSAEAVRGARCSRADLGADTAAGLRFVAADATDHALAAPPQDRPDLVVVNPPRRGLGETLSRWLDSSGIPHVVYSSCASATLAEDLARMPAYRVRRARMFDMFPQTRHHEVAVLLSRR
- a CDS encoding DoxX family membrane protein, yielding MPSPVRWRRTGASLDFGLLLLRAGSLLLVPQGLHAAADMPRFTARVDETLLGSQAPDFFAWVLMLAAVGLPVLLLLGLFTRPSAFLLTALLAAVWTLGVFLAEGYRPLAEDGSLTGATVLLLVALVLPLTFTGAGRWSVDSLRTGGRP
- a CDS encoding HIT family protein; translation: MATIFTKIIEGDIPGHVVWGDEVCAAFLDIEPLTPGHVLVVPRQEVDHWVDLPQETLAHLMDVCATIGRAQQRVYGADRVGVIVQGFEVPHAHVHVFPTSDPGDFDLGRKGPRDQEDLAADAAALREELNRS
- a CDS encoding cupin domain-containing protein, translating into MTQDRSAATPCRLIGDGSLVAADPTPGMSRRRAEHGDGMWTGTVDTEPGAVTGWHHHGEHETTLYIVSGTFRLESGPGGAEVVEAGPGDFVRVPAGAVHRESNPGDQPSRAVIVRCGSGAPTVNVDGPADPDQPPGA
- a CDS encoding YihY/virulence factor BrkB family protein, translating into MERNLFWRAVHRVDTSRPVRAFVRYLLVRGNLSAGGVTISALVSLVALVTILTNGFRATLGRQPELFDRVIQAINTAFPGLVDDGSNDGIIDPDRLVLEQSLTLATIISIPVLLWTATNVMTGLRNSVRSMFGLTGAPLRPVRGKGWDALGVVLLSLAVLLSSLLLSGSTGLARSVIEELDISGGASVLLIRIAAVTAAFVVDAVVFYLLFRVAAKVRMPWRDALKGALLGATGWGLLRLAGTQVIGGWDNPLFASFAVLATLIVWINLGLRWVLFTAAWTANPPHTNLPVVPTEVHAKETPNYVTQSAPHTLGWPHHEVTGTLIPHNGVVGHNDTAAEPSDTPLRDS
- a CDS encoding phospholipase D-like domain-containing protein, translated to MDAATYSIYAVLLLIEYGLKIWATGAVPENRRPAASSAWLLFILFVPVLGFPLYFLIGSKYVSGRRHDIQRQANQLLADHADTLPDLPQVQPEPDLESILGMNRRLTGLSCVSGACEGVYPDTGDFFAAIAEAVDGARDFVHVEFYIVSWDGSTDVVFQALERAAARGVEVRLLLDHLGSRKYPGRRELRRRMSEAGIDWHLMMPLEPLLGQWRRPDLRNHRKLVVVDGETAFVGSHNLIDPAYGSAKNARIGRAWSDVSVEVSGDVVLQVSAVFVTDWFTETDEDLDRERFFPDQPDLVPGGAAHAMQLVPSGPGFPTEPNWRLSSDPSR